The Actinomycetota bacterium DNA segment GGCAGCATCACCCAGAGCTCCGGGCGCCCTGCGTTGCAGTGCACCGCCCGCCCCAGCAGGCCGAGCATGCACCACGACATCGGCAGCGCCATGCGTGCCACGTGCCAGGGGCGCACCCGGGGCCGGGGTGAACCCAGGCGCGCGATGCGACGGTCGGCCGAGGGGATGGGGTGGAAGATCACCTCCACCGCGTTGGGGCGGTCGGGCTCGTCGTCCTGCAGGCCGTCGAGGATGCGGATCACCCGCGCCACGCGGTCGGCGGGGTATTGCGCGGCGGCCGCGGCGTCGGCGGCCATCACCCCCGGTCGGCTCACCGACGGCAGCACCAGCAGGCCGATGAACGACCACAGCGTGAACCACGCGCCCACGGCCACCACCTGGCCCACCGACTCCACCCCGCCGCCCGGCAGCGCGACGGCGATGGCCACCCCGCCCACCGTCCATGTGGCGGCCAGCAGAAGGCCGTACCAGCAGGGGCCGTACGCCACCGATCGACGCCGGGTGATCTCCACGTCGAGGTCGCTCCCCAGTTCGTGGGTCCAGACCTCGGGGATGATGACCCGCCCGCCGAAGCCCGCGATGCCGCCGGTGAAGCCGGGGTCATCAGCTGCCATCAGCACCACGTCGTAACCTGCCGCACCGCCGGCGCCCGAGGCCATGCGCCGCTCCGGGCCGAGGTCGGCCACCATGCGCGCCAGCGGCACGCGTGCCACCCCGATGAGCTGAGCGAGCACGGCCACCACGACGATCGCCGCGCCGAATCCGCCCGCACGGCCCGCAGCGATGACCGCCAGCACGGCCAGCACCATCACCACGGCCTGCACCAGCACGCCCCGCGCCCATGCGAGCACCCAGGCATCGCGGTCGGGGCAGCGCCTGCCGAACCTTCGCGGAAGGATGTACCCGCCGAGGGCGTCGAAGGGCAGGCTCACCACCACGTATACGCCGAGCACGGCAGCGAGAGACGCCGCCTGATCGCTGAAGTCCGCGTCAGGCCCCGGGAGCGCCGATGGCCCGCCCGCGGAGAGGAACGCCATGGCCGCGATCACCCAGATTCCCACTGCGGTGATCCCGACCAGCAGGCGGGCGCGCGCGTACGTCACGCCCCGAAGTTACCAGCGCATTGGAGGCGCCCTCGGGGGATCCGCGCTAGCGCGTGAGCGCGGCGAAGGCCGCGAAGCCTCGCGCGCTGCGGTCGACCAGTGCATCGGAGTGCCGGGCCGCCCCGTGCCGCAGCGCCGCCGTCGCGTCGGGGCCGATCACGGCCTCGGCCTCGGCGCGCATCACCGGCTCGGCCAACCAGGAATCCACCAGGGCGGCATCGGCCTCGGGGTGGAACAGCACGCCCCACGCATTGCCCGTGCGGAAGGCCTGCACGGGGGTGATGGCCGATCGTGCGAGGGCGGTGGCCCCGCGCGGCAGCCCGAAGACCTCGCCATGCCAGTGCAAGGCCACGGTCATGGGCGCCAGAGGGCCCAGCACGGGGTCGCGCGGGTCGGCCACCTCCACCGGCAGCCAGCCGATCTCCGGGCGCGGCCCCGGCGCCACCTGCGATCCGGCAGCGCGGGCGATCACCTGCGAGCCCAGGCAGATGCCGAGCATCGGCGTGCCGAGGGCCAGGGCGTCGCGCACCCAGGCGATCTCCGCGGCGACGCCGGGGTGCCGGTCGGTGTCGTTCACGCTCATGGGGCCGCCCATCAGCACGGCTCCCCGCACGGCATCGAGGGGCGGCAGCACCGAACCAGGCTCGAGCACGTCCACCACCTGCAAGGGAATGCCATCGAAGGCGTCGATGACGCGGTGCGGCCCCTCCCACGGTGCGTGCCGCACCACCAGGAGCGGGCGATCCGGCATGGCTTCGCTAGCCCCCGTCCCGCTCGCGGGCGTTCTTCTCGCGCGCAGCCTCGACCCCCGCCACCCGCTGCTCGTGCAGGTGCGCGGCCCTTGCGCGGGCGATGTCACCCGACGCCCTCAGGCCGTTGAGTGACCCCTGCATCTCTGGCATCACGAAGCGGGCAAGCAACTCGTACGAGCGCCGCGTGGCCTCGGGCCCCGCCCACTCGTGCCCCCAGCACAGGAAGGTGCCGAAGCCCCCGGTGCGCTCCTCGAGCTCCCGGATGAACTCCACGAGGTCGTCGGGCGTGCCGATCACCCACGATCCGGCCTCGATCATCTGGTCGACGGCCATGTGCTTCGGCCCCGGCACCGGAGCCGGGCGCCCCGTGAGCGCCTGCACGTACTCGAACATCCACTCCCCGCCCGCGACGCGGACGTCCTCAAGGGCCTGCTCGCGCGTCTCGGCCAGGTGCACCGGCACCACGATGCGCCACTCATCGCGCGAGGCCGCGCGGCCGGCCCTGTCTGCGGCCTGCTCGGTGATGGCCCACTGGGCGGCCAGGTCGGACGCCCCGAAGAACAGCGACAGCGGCGCCGCGCCCACCCGCCCGGCCAGCGCCATGCCGAAGGGCGATTCGAGGCTGGGGATGCCCAGCGGCGGGTGGGGCCGCTGGTAGGGGCGCAGTTGCAGCACGGCGTCGTGCAGTTCCCAGCCCGGGCCCGACGCCGTGATGGGCTCGGTGCTGGTGAGGAGGTGCAGGATCACCTCAAGGGCCTGCTCCATGCGGTCGCGTATCTCGGCTGCCGGGATGCCCAGCATCGCGGCGTCCGACAGGTGCCCGCCGGGGCCTACGCCCAGGCTCACGCGCCCGCGGGTGAGGTGATCGAGCAGCACGATGCGGTCGGCCA contains these protein-coding regions:
- a CDS encoding type 1 glutamine amidotransferase, yielding MPDRPLLVVRHAPWEGPHRVIDAFDGIPLQVVDVLEPGSVLPPLDAVRGAVLMGGPMSVNDTDRHPGVAAEIAWVRDALALGTPMLGICLGSQVIARAAGSQVAPGPRPEIGWLPVEVADPRDPVLGPLAPMTVALHWHGEVFGLPRGATALARSAITPVQAFRTGNAWGVLFHPEADAALVDSWLAEPVMRAEAEAVIGPDATAALRHGAARHSDALVDRSARGFAAFAALTR
- a CDS encoding LLM class flavin-dependent oxidoreductase gives rise to the protein MRFGAFLAPFHDPRENPTLALERDLDLIVHMDRLGFDEVWVGEHHTTGWEYIAAPEIFLAVAAERTEHIRLGTGAVSLTYHHPLMVADRIVLLDHLTRGRVSLGVGPGGHLSDAAMLGIPAAEIRDRMEQALEVILHLLTSTEPITASGPGWELHDAVLQLRPYQRPHPPLGIPSLESPFGMALAGRVGAAPLSLFFGASDLAAQWAITEQAADRAGRAASRDEWRIVVPVHLAETREQALEDVRVAGGEWMFEYVQALTGRPAPVPGPKHMAVDQMIEAGSWVIGTPDDLVEFIRELEERTGGFGTFLCWGHEWAGPEATRRSYELLARFVMPEMQGSLNGLRASGDIARARAAHLHEQRVAGVEAAREKNARERDGG